The Sphaeramia orbicularis chromosome 16, fSphaOr1.1, whole genome shotgun sequence genome window below encodes:
- the cep85 gene encoding centrosomal protein of 85 kDa isoform X1, producing MTTSQRYIESKPAARFADMEWQTPAVSEKFQSRFGRRPGTSDSGDTGLGTSASDSTEDFCSSSSSPSFQPIRSQIPIPTAHVMPSTAGAPASKPQPCAHEESLSSVEAHRFSSGSRTPSGSTSKSSSLSKSASSPNLDAQTGVGGDLVVPKPDCLSRYRSLVNGLDHSLFPMDHTRVDEGQRFDTPAVEPTLNQSALLGGLCPDVRFRLQATGIRDAPDCMSEAYRGGMEHSYKVLPEARPGIPGTAEPSNQRVSQPGGAGSPGVYTSPLSLQTQALLREHSGSKGYDPLRQDRCSDLSSWQQQQQHKQQLESLRLQVEQMQLMSGGVGQYPSMYSSSAHSDSGKWDALVKASESLLKEKELIIERQKQHMAQLEQRLRESELQVHGALLGRGTSYGEMCMLRLQEAQRENAFLRAQFAERTDCAALEKADAERRLGAVEAETRRLTDSLKETCERHAEEMKKQEERIRSRDKHINNLKKKCQKEAELKRENQQRIETLERYLADLPTLEDYQSQNKQLVEAEQHVAELQEKVKELEVRLEVTHSQLREKDAQLEEQKRRERDLLTTITDMQQRVQQGLEDGARLPSLDIEKLRGENNALREEQQRLKKVIEKQHRMMEQLGSQIQALEEQMSQEESSSQALREEVLAKEQNVLELHAAMKELSAQNQELMEQNLTLQEQMNDPERRSSDQASSALQPAGARLTQRLHAEIASCLSDLRSLCSILTQRAQGQDPNLSLLLGLTSPPPVTEQDEDWMSPEVLQKKLVEAQQLRRDVEELRNVILDRYAQDMGENCITQ from the exons ATGACAACCTCTCAGAGATATATTGAATCCAAACCAGCAG CTAGGTTTGCTGACATGGAGTGGCAGACGCCAGCTGTGTCAGAGAAGTTCCAAAGCCGATTTGGCCGCCGGCCTGGAACATCGGACAGTGGGGACACTGGTCTAGGCACCTCGGCATCTGACAGCACAGAAG ATTTCTGCAGTTCCAGCAGCAGCCCCTCCTTTCAGCCTATCCGCAGTCAGATCCCCATACCCACTGCACATGTCATGCCATCCACGGCCGGAGCCCCGGCCTCTAAGCCCCAGCCATGTGCCCATGAGGAGTCCCTATCCTCTGTGGAGGCACACAGGTTTTCATCTGGCTCTAGAACGCCGAGTGGCTCTACCTCAAAGTCTTCGTCTCTCTCCAAATCTGCATCTTCACCCAACTTGGATGCACAGACTGGTGTGGGAGGTGATCTTGTGGTGCCAAAGCCGGACTGCCTGAGCCGCTACAGGAGTCTTGTCAATGGGCTGGACCACTCACTTTTCCCTATGGATCACACGCGGGTGGATGAGGGCCAGAGGTTTGACACGCCTGCTGTGGAGCCTACACTAAATCAGTCCGCCCTGCTGGGGGGGTTATGCCCTGATGTCAGATTCCGGTTACAGGCGACAGGGATTAGAGACGCCCCAGACTGTATGTCGGAGGCCTACAGAGGAGGCATGGAGCACAGCTATAAGGTTTTGCCTGAAGCAAGACCTGGCATTCCCGGCACAGCAGAACCCTCTAATCAGAGAGTCAGTCAGCCTGGTGGAGCCGGATCTCCTGGCGTTTATACAAGTCCTCTGAGCCTACAAACACAGGCTCTGCTAAGGGAGCATTCAGGCTCCAAGGGTTATGACCCACTGCGGCAGGACAGATGTAGTGACCTCTCCAGCtggcagcaacaacagcagcataAGCAGCAACTGGAGAGTTTACGTTTACAAGTGGAACAAATGCAG TTAATGAGTGGTGGGGTGGGTCAGTACCCGTCTATGTATTCATCATCTGCACACTCAGACTCTGGCAAGTGGGACGCTCTGGTAAAAGCCAGCGAGAGTCTGTTGAAGGAGAAGGAGCTCATCATTGAGCG ACAAAAGCAGCACATGGCCCAGTTGGAACAGCGACTGAGGGAAAGTGAGCTACAAGTCCATGGAGCCCTCCTTGGCCGGGGGACGTCTTATGGAGAAATGTGTATGTTACGCCTACAG GAGGCTCAAAGGGAGAATGCGTTCTTGCGGGCGCAGTTTGCTGAGCGTACTGACTGTGCAGCTCTGGAGAAAGCCGACGCAGAGCGCAGACTCGGGGCTGTCGAGGCCGAGACTCGCCGACTAACTGACAGCTTGAAGGAAACTTGTGAGAGGCATGCAGAGGAAATGAAGAAACAGGAAGAGAGG ATCCGCAGTCGAGATAAgcacatcaacaacctgaagaaGAAATGCCAGAAGGAGGCAGAGCTGAAGAGAGAGAACCAGCAGCGTATTGAGACTCTGGAGCGTTATCTCGCTGACCTGCCCACCTTGGAAGACTATCAGAGCCAGAACAAGCAG CTTGTAGAGGCTGAACAGCACGTAGCTGAGCTGCAGGAGAAAGTCAAAGAACTGGAGGTCCGTCTAGAGGTGACGCACTCCCAGCTTCGGGAAAAAGACGCTCAGCTGGAGGAGCAGAAACGTAGAGAAAGAGACCTGCTGACCACCATTACTGA TATGCAGCAAAGGGTGCAGCAGGGCCTTGAGGATGGTGCCAGACTGCCTTCTCTGGATATTGAAAAACTCAGAGGGGAGAATAATGCTTTGAGAGAGGAGCAACAGAGACTCAAAAAG GTTATTGAGAAGCAACATCGGATGATGGAACAGCTTGGCTCCCAAATCCAG GCTTTAGAAGAGCAGATGTCTCAGGAAGAGAGCAGCTCACAGGCTCTCAGAGAAGAGGTGTTAGCCAAAGAGCAGAATGTGTTAGAGCTTCATGCAGCCATGAAAGAG CTGTCGGCCCAGAACCAAGAACTGATGGAGCAGAATCTGACCCTGCAGGAGCAGATGAACGATCCGGAGCGGAGGAGCAGCGACCAGGCCTCCTCGGCCCTGCAGCCGGCCGGGGCTCGGCTCACACAGAGGCTCCATGCAGAGATCGCTTCCTGCCTCAGTGACCTGCGCTCGCTGTGCAGCATCCTGACCCAGCGAGCCCAGGGACAAGACCCCAACCTCTCCCTGCTGCTCGGTCTCACAT caccccCTCCTGTGACAGAGCAGGATGAAGACTGGATGAGTCCAGAAGTGCTGCAGAAGAAGCTGGTTGAAGCTCAACAGCTCCGTCGAGATGTTGAGGAACTTCGTAACGTCATATTGGATCGCTATGCACAGGACATGGGCGAAAACTGCATTACCCAATAA
- the cep85 gene encoding centrosomal protein of 85 kDa isoform X2: MPSTAGAPASKPQPCAHEESLSSVEAHRFSSGSRTPSGSTSKSSSLSKSASSPNLDAQTGVGGDLVVPKPDCLSRYRSLVNGLDHSLFPMDHTRVDEGQRFDTPAVEPTLNQSALLGGLCPDVRFRLQATGIRDAPDCMSEAYRGGMEHSYKVLPEARPGIPGTAEPSNQRVSQPGGAGSPGVYTSPLSLQTQALLREHSGSKGYDPLRQDRCSDLSSWQQQQQHKQQLESLRLQVEQMQLMSGGVGQYPSMYSSSAHSDSGKWDALVKASESLLKEKELIIERQKQHMAQLEQRLRESELQVHGALLGRGTSYGEMCMLRLQEAQRENAFLRAQFAERTDCAALEKADAERRLGAVEAETRRLTDSLKETCERHAEEMKKQEERIRSRDKHINNLKKKCQKEAELKRENQQRIETLERYLADLPTLEDYQSQNKQLVEAEQHVAELQEKVKELEVRLEVTHSQLREKDAQLEEQKRRERDLLTTITDMQQRVQQGLEDGARLPSLDIEKLRGENNALREEQQRLKKVIEKQHRMMEQLGSQIQALEEQMSQEESSSQALREEVLAKEQNVLELHAAMKELSAQNQELMEQNLTLQEQMNDPERRSSDQASSALQPAGARLTQRLHAEIASCLSDLRSLCSILTQRAQGQDPNLSLLLGLTSPPPVTEQDEDWMSPEVLQKKLVEAQQLRRDVEELRNVILDRYAQDMGENCITQ, encoded by the exons ATGCCATCCACGGCCGGAGCCCCGGCCTCTAAGCCCCAGCCATGTGCCCATGAGGAGTCCCTATCCTCTGTGGAGGCACACAGGTTTTCATCTGGCTCTAGAACGCCGAGTGGCTCTACCTCAAAGTCTTCGTCTCTCTCCAAATCTGCATCTTCACCCAACTTGGATGCACAGACTGGTGTGGGAGGTGATCTTGTGGTGCCAAAGCCGGACTGCCTGAGCCGCTACAGGAGTCTTGTCAATGGGCTGGACCACTCACTTTTCCCTATGGATCACACGCGGGTGGATGAGGGCCAGAGGTTTGACACGCCTGCTGTGGAGCCTACACTAAATCAGTCCGCCCTGCTGGGGGGGTTATGCCCTGATGTCAGATTCCGGTTACAGGCGACAGGGATTAGAGACGCCCCAGACTGTATGTCGGAGGCCTACAGAGGAGGCATGGAGCACAGCTATAAGGTTTTGCCTGAAGCAAGACCTGGCATTCCCGGCACAGCAGAACCCTCTAATCAGAGAGTCAGTCAGCCTGGTGGAGCCGGATCTCCTGGCGTTTATACAAGTCCTCTGAGCCTACAAACACAGGCTCTGCTAAGGGAGCATTCAGGCTCCAAGGGTTATGACCCACTGCGGCAGGACAGATGTAGTGACCTCTCCAGCtggcagcaacaacagcagcataAGCAGCAACTGGAGAGTTTACGTTTACAAGTGGAACAAATGCAG TTAATGAGTGGTGGGGTGGGTCAGTACCCGTCTATGTATTCATCATCTGCACACTCAGACTCTGGCAAGTGGGACGCTCTGGTAAAAGCCAGCGAGAGTCTGTTGAAGGAGAAGGAGCTCATCATTGAGCG ACAAAAGCAGCACATGGCCCAGTTGGAACAGCGACTGAGGGAAAGTGAGCTACAAGTCCATGGAGCCCTCCTTGGCCGGGGGACGTCTTATGGAGAAATGTGTATGTTACGCCTACAG GAGGCTCAAAGGGAGAATGCGTTCTTGCGGGCGCAGTTTGCTGAGCGTACTGACTGTGCAGCTCTGGAGAAAGCCGACGCAGAGCGCAGACTCGGGGCTGTCGAGGCCGAGACTCGCCGACTAACTGACAGCTTGAAGGAAACTTGTGAGAGGCATGCAGAGGAAATGAAGAAACAGGAAGAGAGG ATCCGCAGTCGAGATAAgcacatcaacaacctgaagaaGAAATGCCAGAAGGAGGCAGAGCTGAAGAGAGAGAACCAGCAGCGTATTGAGACTCTGGAGCGTTATCTCGCTGACCTGCCCACCTTGGAAGACTATCAGAGCCAGAACAAGCAG CTTGTAGAGGCTGAACAGCACGTAGCTGAGCTGCAGGAGAAAGTCAAAGAACTGGAGGTCCGTCTAGAGGTGACGCACTCCCAGCTTCGGGAAAAAGACGCTCAGCTGGAGGAGCAGAAACGTAGAGAAAGAGACCTGCTGACCACCATTACTGA TATGCAGCAAAGGGTGCAGCAGGGCCTTGAGGATGGTGCCAGACTGCCTTCTCTGGATATTGAAAAACTCAGAGGGGAGAATAATGCTTTGAGAGAGGAGCAACAGAGACTCAAAAAG GTTATTGAGAAGCAACATCGGATGATGGAACAGCTTGGCTCCCAAATCCAG GCTTTAGAAGAGCAGATGTCTCAGGAAGAGAGCAGCTCACAGGCTCTCAGAGAAGAGGTGTTAGCCAAAGAGCAGAATGTGTTAGAGCTTCATGCAGCCATGAAAGAG CTGTCGGCCCAGAACCAAGAACTGATGGAGCAGAATCTGACCCTGCAGGAGCAGATGAACGATCCGGAGCGGAGGAGCAGCGACCAGGCCTCCTCGGCCCTGCAGCCGGCCGGGGCTCGGCTCACACAGAGGCTCCATGCAGAGATCGCTTCCTGCCTCAGTGACCTGCGCTCGCTGTGCAGCATCCTGACCCAGCGAGCCCAGGGACAAGACCCCAACCTCTCCCTGCTGCTCGGTCTCACAT caccccCTCCTGTGACAGAGCAGGATGAAGACTGGATGAGTCCAGAAGTGCTGCAGAAGAAGCTGGTTGAAGCTCAACAGCTCCGTCGAGATGTTGAGGAACTTCGTAACGTCATATTGGATCGCTATGCACAGGACATGGGCGAAAACTGCATTACCCAATAA